DNA from Candidatus Ozemobacteraceae bacterium:
GGAGGGAACGGACAGGATGTTTCAATCCCCGATTTGGTGGGGTTGGGAATGCGACGCAAAATATAAATCTGCCTTCCCCGCTTCTTGAGATTGGTTTCAATCCCCGATTTGGTGGGGTTGGGAATGCGACCCGATACACGACAGGAGGGAGTGATGTGAGAATATTTGTTTCAATCCCCGATTTGGTGGGGTTGGGAATGCGACGTCTACGGACACAATGATTATGTGTTCGACGGCAGATGTTTCAATCCCCGATTTGGTGGGGTTGGGAATGCGACAGAAACGGGGGTATAACCAGCGGTTCGAGCGGAAATTGTTTCAATCCCCGATTTGGTGGGGTTGGGAATGCGACACAAACACATTCTTGTTTCTATTAATGAGATGCGCGTATGTTTCAATCCCCGATTTGGTGGGGTTGGGAATGCGACCCTTGGACTGAGGATCGTGATCTGGTGAGGGCTGGTGGGGCGGTTTCCGAGCACCCCCCTCAAAAAAGTGCTGAAAATTCAGCCGGACCCCCCTGAAGGGTCGGAAAACCGCACTGGAAGCGGATTTCATTTTCCGAGTACCTCGACGAAAACAGCGGGTTTGCGAGGGGGGTGGGAGGTGCTCGTCAACCGGTTCACGATTGCGGCCCTCTGGGGTTCTCTTCTCAATGATCGGGAGGGGCGGTTTTTCCTCTTCCGTTTTCAGTATACCACACGTTGTCGAGCAGCACGAATTTTTTACGAAAGCGAAGAAAAGGGGCAGGTCGTAAGCCGGGCGGATCACGATCCGCCCCTACGATGTTCGGATGCGACTCTGCGGGGGATGGGGAAATTCGATTTGGGGTGTCGGGGATGGTTCGAGAGAAGATCCAGGGCAAAGAAGGAGTTGGGGAGGTCGAGCACATCCGTCAGCAGGTAACGGCGCAGACGATCGGCATCGCCGTGCAGGGCGTGCTCGACGAGTCCGATCGTCACGAAGAGGCTTCGTTCGTACGCCGACGTCCAGAGGCGATCGGGGATGCGTGGGTGAAACGGGGTCTCGGAACGCCGTTTTTCCCAGGGGCGTACGGCCGCGAAGTAGGCGGTGGCGAGCAGAGGAAACCCCGCTTCGCGACCGAGCGCGGCAACGAGCCGCCTAAAAGACTGGGAAGTCTTTCCCGACCCGATGCCCCGCAGATGCAGAAACGGCAGAACCGCCTGAATCATTTTGCGGCTCGTTTCGGGAGAATCGAAGGTCTGCTCGAAGTTCCCGGCTTCTCTTCGAACGACCTCCCTGAGCCGTGCGTCGAGGCACGCATCCCAGCCGGTCCAGGCGATCATCGCGAGGGTGCAGGCATGCTCCGCCTGGTAATCGACCTTTCCGGCCCGCAATGATTCGAGGTGGGCGCTCTGCCGTTCGGCCAGTTCCGCGATCAGAACGTTCCAGGACGGAAACCGGCCGGGTTCGAAGCACGCCAACCACAAAGCGTCACGCCACGTCACTCGCGGCAGGGCCTTTTCGACGATTTCGAACAGGTCCGCCGGTCTCGCGTTCGGCCGTTCACGCAGACAGCCCGCGAGGAAGGGCAAGGCCTGGGCGGGGCTCATCGTCTTCGCGACGTCCGTCGGAAGAGCCCGTTTCATCCGCCCGGCGACGCTTCCCATCCAGTGACACAGAACCCCGTGATTCAACACGGCTCCGGGGTGCCCCCCCCGAAGGAGGGTCCACGTTCCGAGCCTCTCGAACGAACGCTTGAACGCTTCAGAGGAAAAAGGTTTCGAGCGCTGGCATCCGAGCATGCCGTGTGCGATTTCGAGCGCAGGATTTCCCAGGAACGCCCAGTCTTCCGCCGCCGTATTCCCGTCGGTCGGAGCGTTGCCCCCCGACTCCGGTCGGCCGGTGCCGGGTTTCCAGGGGGATATCCCTCTCAGGGCGGCGTGAAGAATTCCGTTCGTCACGTCGGACACCTCTTTCGGCAGAGCGGATCGACGAGTTTCCTTTTCCCGTTCCCGTTCGAACCGCCGTATCGCGGCCGGAATGCGGTTCAGGCCGAGACCCGCCCCGGAACTGTGCATGGGGCGGTTTTCCGCCTCGGTCAGCACGATTTTCACGGCCTTCTCGAGAGGTTTGAGGGTCTTGCGGCCGGCGTCTGCGACGGCTTTGGAAAGGCCTTCGAGGATTTCGGCGAGCCGCCGTTTCCCCGGGCAGGAGGTTTTCAGCAGTGTCCTGACGACGGGAAGAGCGACGAGCGGCTTCTTCGTCTCACCGGTGTGGTCGGATTGGATTGCGGCGCAATGGGCGCGCAGGTGGCGATCGACGACCGCCGTCCGCGGATGGCGAGCCTTGCGGAGGCGGTATCGGATGCTCCAGAGGAGCGCCACCCGGTCGTCGAAGGAAAGTCGCTCGGCGAAGGTCGGGAGCCATTCGGGCATCTCGCTCGTCATCACGGCCCTGAGAAGCCGGCGCATCGTTTTGCCGAACCGGCGCCGATGTTCGTCGGTCGAGGCGGCATAGGAGTCGGCCGAAAACTGCGGATTTCCGAGTTCTGCGAGGAACAGATCCATCCATTTCAGCTCGTCGCGGTGGGGCTTCGGGAGGGAGAGGAGAAGATCGATCGCCAGGAGCGGCTCAGAGAGGTGGCTCCAGAGCAGGAGCGGATAGCGTCGCCGGAACTGCGGGCTTGCCCAGAGTCCCTCATGGCGGGGGTCGAGAATGGGGTTGCCGAGGTGCATCGCGAACCGATGGTCGGGGTCGTGGGCGAAGACCCGGTTCGCCAGGCGGTAATAGACGGGGTCGAGGGAGACTCCCGAGCGATCGCCGAACCAGGCCAGTGCGAGAGGCAGGAAGGCCGTCGCCACCGGATCGGGGAGGACCGCCGAGAACCATTCGCACCACAGCCGGGGTTCCGATGCCGGTTCGAGGCTCTTCCCGAGGCGGAGAAAACAGTCGCGGAGGAACTCCAGCCAGAGCGTCCAGGTCGCGGCCCGGCCGCCGCGCGGCCGCTTGATGACGAGTTCGCGGGAGCGCTCCCAGACGGTCGTCCAATGCCCGGACGCGAGAATACTGCGGAACCATGCGTCGCGCTCGTCGGCGTCGATGCTGTTGAAATACCGGCGCGCGCGGTTTCCGGCGTGGATCGTTTCGAGTTCGCGCCCGGTGCGGGCGACGGGGTCGGAAAGGTGGAACCAGGCTTCCAGGTCGCGGAGCTTCGAGACGGGCCGGACGCGGTTGGTTTTGAGCAAGTCGAGGCATTCCTGGCGGTTGTCTTCGGGGATGAAGACGACGGAATACTCGCCCTGGAGGGCGACGAGGACCTTCTCGCGGACGTCGCCGACCTTTTCGATGAGGCCGTCGCTGGTGACGCGGCCGGTCATCGCGACGGGGCAGTGCAGGGAGCGGTTCTGGAGCCTCAGCCAGAGGGTGAACCAGAGGGCCAGGCCGGCCGATTGGCCCTTGATCGGAATCTCGAGCAGGCCGGCGGGCGGGTAGACCAGGAAGGGGCGCTCGTCGGCGAGTTCGGGGCCGAAATCGGCGGCGATGAGGCGTTCGACGGTTTTCCACGACTCTCGGAACTCGGGGTCCGCGCGGGACACCCAGTCGGCGTACAGGCGGCTCAGCAGTTCGTCGGACGTCGTGACGAGGGGGCCCGTCAGCACCGTTTTCCAGCGGCCCTGGGGGCGGACGATCAGCAGGTGGGGCATGTGTCCGGCCCCCGTCTCTCGCAGTTCGGAGCGGGTGCGTGTTTCCAGGCGTTGTTTCCGTTCGGCGATCTCGAACAGGCGGGCGGCGATGTCTTCGCATTCGAGTTCGAGCGACGCGAAGGCCTCGCCCAGGCTCCGGGTCGCGTCGGACGTCATGTTGAGGAGGTCGGGATGGCGGAGCATCCGGTCGGCTTCGTCGCCGATGCGGTCAAAGCGAATGTCCTGCTGATCGTCGGAAAGCCGGTCGGGCACCATGCCGGCGAGGCCGGGAAGGATGACGGGGCGTTCGCGCAGGAGGTCGCCGAGATGCTTCCGCAGACGGGCTTCTCCCTCGGCTTCGAGTCGTCCGAGCAGGGGTTCGGCGTCGGCGGGATCGGCGAGCGGGCAGTGCCAGAGCCGGCGCACGGATGCGAGGCAGGTCGCGAGGAGCTCGGAATTCACGGGATCACCTCGGAGTGATCTTCAGCCGTTTCAGGGTCTTTTCAGCCTTCAGCGCCTCTTCCCAGCCGTCTCCGCCGGGAACGAGGTCCAGCACGCCGTTGCGGGAGTCGCGGCGGAGGAGGACCTTCCCGCGGGCGTCGAGCATCGTCAGCGAGAATTCTTCGCCTTTGCGGCGTGTGGTGAAGCGGATGCCGCCGGCCGAGCGGCGGAACCTGGCCACCGTCGGCGTTTTTTTCCGCAGGTCGCCAAGCAGGCGCCCGACCAGCGGGTGCTCGACTTTGCCGGGAGCGTCTTTCGCGGTCATCAGGAGCCGTTCGTTGGCCGGGGAGATCTCGTATACGTCCTCGAGGGGTCCGGGGGCATCTGTCCCGGACATCGGGAGCCGTTCGTTGGCTGGCGGGGAGATCTCATACACGGCCTCGAGGGGGCCGGCGGCGTCGTCGGCCAGTGCAGTCGCGAGGGTTTCGGTGAGGAAGATCGAGGCTTTCCTGATGCGGGAGTCGCGGAAGATGCGCACCAGGGGCGACACGGCGGCGGATGCGGCGTTCGCGGCGCCCGCGAGCCGGTTGAGGAGGCTTTTTCGGAGCGGCGCCGAGATTTCGCCGAAGCAGTGCGCGAGCCGGCTTGCCGCGACGGGCCATTCGTTCCAGTATTCGACGAGGATCGGCCGCTCGAGCGGGGAATCGGCGGCCTTTCCGACGACGTCGTCGGGGCTGAGGTTCTCGGGGCGCGGCTCGACCGTGACGAAGCTGACCCGGATGTCGGGGCGTTTGGGGTCGAGCGAGCCGCGCTCGTCGCCGGTGAGGACGCCGAACTCGGGGTCGGCCCCCGGCACGACCAGCGACCAGAGCTGGCCGACGGCGAGGGTTTCGGGCCGCGGAGCGGCGAGCAGGCGGGCGGTGGTTTCGGCGCGCCGCCTGGTTTCTTCGGGGCATTGTGGGATGGCCAGCCTGGCGAGGTTCGCGCAGGACGGGCAGGATTGCAGGTGCCGTTCGAGCTTTCGGGTCTCTGCGGCGCCGAGCGTTCCGCGGCGAAAGGCCGTGATTGTTGCAGTGCTGGGGCAGTTCATCGATCGTTCTCCTTCCGGGCCCGCGATCGTCGGGGCGGCGTCGCGGGGTCGTCCGGCGGGGCCGTTTCGGCCTGCTCCGCATAGTCGCGCATGACCGGAAGAAACTTCTCGAACAGCTTCGCATGCAGACGAACCATCGCGATATCCAGCCTGACGCCGTCATCCGACTTCGCAAACACTTTTCCCTCGTTGCGGGTATTCCGCACCACCTTCGCCCCCGTCAGGTCTTCGAGGCGGTCCTGACAGAAGAGATGGAAGGCTTTCAACCTGTCAAAGGCCTGTACTTCCTCCAGGTTCAATAATTCCATCGCGGCCTCGCCGAAATTCGGCCGGCCGCGCATGCGTTCGATCCAAGCGGGGGGGAGGTGCAGGTGGGCGGCGATTTCCGGGGCGATGCGGCAGAGATCGAGCGCGCCCGCCAGCAACATGCGCGTGGCGCCCTCGGGGTTGGCGCGCAGGCGCCAGCAGGCGTGGGAGATGCTGCGCCCGAGCCAGTTCTCGATCAGGATTTCCTGGGTGTAGCCGAGGTTGTCCTCGAGCTTGTGGCGGCGCTGGCTCGCCTCGGCTTCGACGGGGGTGATATCATCGGCGTCGTCGTCGGAGCCGGGCTCCTGGAGAGAAATGCCGGTCTGCAGGATTCCGAAGTGGGCGTCGAGCAGGTTCGTCATGTGGCCGGCGGAAAGCTCGATCAGCTTCGCGAAGGTCTGTTGCCAGAAGTCTGCGATGAGTTCGGACAGGCCGGGATACTGCCATTTGGTCGGGGTGGCGGTCGCACAGAAGCGGTGCCGCCGGAAGAACCCGGGCAGGGATGCGAAAACGGCTTCGTCCGGGGAGGGGTCGCGGTGGGTGGGTTTCGCATCGCGCAGGAAATAGAACGTTTTCCGGCAACTCAGGATCCGCCGTTTCCCGAGGTCGCGGAACCTGGTCTGGACCGCACTGCTGAGGCGTCTGAAATTGAGGATGGTTTTCTCGGTCGACACCATGTCGGCGGCGGTCCGGATGACCTTGTTGAGATACCCGATCATGGCCGGAACGGCGTCGCCGCGCTGGAAGCGGGTGAACAGGTCGGGGTGGCGGTCGGGTTCGAAGATGACGGTGCGGGCGCGCGAACGGGCCGGGGAGACCGGGCAGAGGATCATCCAGGCTTCCTGGGCGACGTCTTTGGCGAGGTCGGGGACGCCGGCGCCGGCGGCATCGGAAGAGACGGCGCTGACGCCGCCGCGGTTGTGCTGGCCGTGGCGCTTCAGCCAGCGTTCGACGCTCCGGTTCAGCTCGAGGTAGGCGGTCTCGTAGTCTTGCAGGGAGCGGGTTTGGAAGAAGGCCTTGAAGGATTCGAGAAATGCGCGGCTCATGAGGCGCCTCCGGGCGTTTTCGCGAACTCGGATGAGGCGTAGTATCTGGAAAGCTTTTCGAGGAGCTGTTCTTTGAGGTGCGGGGGGAGGGTTCCCCGGACGTTGGGTTTGCGGAAGATGTCGTCGAGGGTGATCGGGAGCCTGTATTTGAGCAGGAACAGGGTTGCGCGCTTGAGGAACGGGGCGTCGTTCCGTTCGACCAGGAACAGCCACGGCCTATTCCAGTCGCGGTTTTCGAGGCGGCTGGTGCCGAACGCCATCACGGGGCGGTCGCCGGAGGAGACGCAGAGGCCGAGGTGCATTCCGTCGGGTTTTTTCGTCAGATTGAGTTGCGGAATGTGCATCCAGAGGGCGTTCTGGACGGACCTGACCTGGCCGAATTCTGCGAGTTCCGGCTGAACCAAATCTTCCAGGAGGGAAACCATCCGGTAGTATGACCTGTTCCTGATGCGCTGACGGCAAACCTTGTTGGGCTTCTTGGGCGATCGACGGGGCGACATGGCTCTCTTTCTCCTCGGGGAATGGCGCTCGCTGGTTCTCGGACGATTGTAGTCGAAAGGCATGCAATGGGCAACCGGCCGCCCGCCCGGCATGACCGCGGTGTGAAGTATATGAATACGTATAGAAACCACGGCGGTGCGAACGGTCAGGGGTTCAGTTCGCGGAGGGTGTATTCAACCCAGTCCTGGAAGGTGCCGCCGGCGGATTTCCGGCGGGCTTCGAGGCTCGCGCGGGCCCGGGCCTCGTCGTCGAACACCTCGACGGTTTCCTCGAGGTAAAGGTCGCCCTTCGAGATTTTCTGCCTGATCACGGCCCACCGTTTTTTCGAGTCGGTCATCGGATGATTCCTTTCGAGAGGCCGGGCTCAGGGCTCGTCGGGCACGTCGCCGCCGGGAAGCGCGGGGGCGCCGGCGGCCGGTTTCGCGGGCCCGGATGTTTCTTCGAGGGCCTCGTCGCCGCGGTGGAGAATCGCCCGGCTGACGATCGGCCAGCCGAACAGATACAGGAAGATCGCGGCCAGGAGGGCCAGGATCAGGTACAGCCAGGGCGCTCCGCGCCTGTTTCGCTTGTTCATGGGGGCATGATACCAGATTTTTCCGCCGCATCGCTCATCAGCGGGATGCGGTGTGATATGATGCAAGCCGCACCATACGGGTGACTATGTCGTGAAGAATGCGGAGGAACCGGCCGGTGGCGGTCGTCGAACTGAAGGTTCTCCAGGGGGAGCTCAAGGGGCGGGCGGTGACCTTCGAGCGGCCCGGGTGCGTCCTGTTCGGACGGGCCACCGATGCTGCGCTGCGGGTCGAGAACGATCCGTTCGTGTCGCGGCATCACTTTCTCCTGGAGATTTCGCCGCCGTTCGTCCTGCTGTCGGACCTCGGCAGCACGAACGGAGTGTACGTGAACGACAGATTGTATGGCGGGCGCGATACTACCGGACGGGGACTGGCCCGACCGGCGTCGAAGGCGACGTTCCTGTCGGACGGCGACCAGATCGTCGTCGGGCAGAACCGCATCTCGGTGTCGATCGACGAGGGCGCCGTTCCCGGCACGACGGCCCGGCGGCGCACGACGACGCGGCGGGCGCTTCCCTTCGCGGGAACCCCGACGGCCTCGATGGGCGAACTTGCGGCGTCCGCGCTCGCCGGGCAGTATCAGGTCGGGCCGGAGCTCGGGCGCGGCTGGATGGGCGTGGTCTACCAGGCCGTCGACGTCCGGTCGGGCGAGATGGTCTCGCTGAAGACCCTCGTTCCGAACGTTGTCTTCACCGACGAGGCCGCCGACGCGTTCCTGGCGCGCGCGAAAGCCCTCGGAGAACTCGTGCATCCGTCGCTCTGCCGGCAGTACGGCGTCTGGCGCGACGGGAACGTGTTCGTCAGCGCACGCGAATACGTCGACGGAAGGAACCTGGCGCAGCTTCTCAACATGCGCGGAGGGCGGCTCGGCCCCGACGAGGCGGTGCCGATCATGGGAGAGACGCTCGACGGGCTGGTCTACGCGATAGCAAAATCAGGCGATATATATCATCGAAATATAAAGCCGAGCAATATCCTCGTGTCCGGGCGCGGTCCCGACAGCCGCGCCCGCGTAGCGGATTTCGGGCTGTTTCACGGGCTCGAGGCGACGGGGCTTTCGCAGATCATGCTGTCCGACCTCTATCACGATGCGGCTCCCTACTGGCCCCGGGAGCGCATCACCTGGTTCGGCAGAACCCTGCCCGCGTCCGAGGTGTTTTCCGTCGCGGCCGTTTTCTACGAACTGCTCACGGGATGCCTGCCCCGCGACGGGGTGGCCGAACTGCGGAACGAGGTCCGGAAGGCCGGGCGGCCCGCCGGGCTGGCCGATTTCCTGCGCGTCTTCGCCGGCCACCCTCCGGTTCCCGTCAGAACGCGGAACCCGGACGTTCCCGCGCAGATCGCCGCGGTCATCGACCGGGCGCTGGCCGAACCGGCCGTGGAAGCCGGGGCCGATCCCGGGAAGATTCTCGCCGAGGCGCGGTATCCCGATCTGACGGCGTTCAGGACGGCCCTGCTCGATGCGTGCGATGCCGCGGGCTGGACGCCGCGCGGCGGCTGACCGGTCGCGTCGCGGCGGGCGGGTTGTGCTATCATGGGTCTGCCGCGCGGGCGGCCAGTAACCGGATCAGCCGGACAGGAACTCACGAGCCATGTTTTCGATCGGGACCATCATCAACGGGAATTACCACATCCTTTCCACGCTGGGCGAGGGCGGCATGGGCGCCGTCTTCAAGGCGTTCGACGAGCGCAAGTCCCGCCAGGTCGCCCTGAAGTTCCTGCACCGCGATTTTTCGCATGACCCGGCCGGCGTGAGCCGTTTCCGGCAGGAAGGCGAGATCCTGGCGACCATCCGGCATCCGCGAATCGTCGAGGTATATGCGCTCGAGACCGACGTAAAGACCGGGCTTCCCTTCATGGTCATGGAATGCTTTCCCGGCAGGAACCTGATGGATTTTCAGGACGAGCTGGCCCGCAATCCCACGCGGCTGATCAGGATGTTTCTCGACCTCCTCGACGGCATGAAGGCGGTCCATGCGAAGAAGATCATCCATCGCGATCTCAAACCTTCGAATATCCTGGTCAACGCGGCCGGCGACTTGAAAATCGTCGACTTCGGCATCGCCAAGGGCTCGAAAAAACAGACCCAGACCGGCATTGCGCTGGGCACCCCCCATTACATGTCGCCCGAGCAGTGCGAAGGCCGGCCGAACATCACATACCGGTCCGACATCTACTCGCTCGGCATCGTTCTCTGGGAGCTGGTGATGGGCACGCCGCCCTTCGTCGCCCCGGAAGACACGTCCGACGCGTTTCTCGCGATCGTCATGCAGCATCTGACAGCCCCCGTGCCGATCGATCTGCTCCAGGAAAGTCAGGTCGGACGCCTCTTTTCCGAGATCCTTCTCCGGATGCTCGACAAGAATCCTGAAAAACGGCCCGAGATCGACGACGTCATCCAGACGCTCCAGAGCGTGAAGGAAACCCTGCTGAAACGGTCGAATGCTCTGTCCATGCGGTTCCCGCTCGGCCCGCTGGTCCAGAAGGGGCCGTTCGGCGAGTTTTACCAGGCCTGGGACACGAAGACCGACACGCGCGTGCTGGTTCAGATCGTCCGTGGATCCGTCGCGCAGCCCGAAACCGCCGTTGCCGAGCGTCTGAAGCGGCTGGGCGAGGTTCGTCACCCGGGCGTCTGCGAGATCGTGCTTCACCAGACCGACCGGCGCGACGGGCGCCGGCTCATGGCCATGGAACTGCCGGCCGGCCGGCCGCTGGACCAGGTCGGGGAAACCTTCGCCAAGGACCACGACGCGCTCTCGCTCTTCATGCTGAACGTTCTCGACGCCCTTTCGGCGATTCACGAGCGCGGCGAAGTTCACGGAAACCTCCAGCCGGCGTTCATCATGGTCGGAGAAAAGAACGCGCCCCGGATCGGCGGATACCCGATGTATCCCGTCGCCCAGATGTCCCGGGAGAAGGCGGGGATCGAAGGCGTCTACCTGGCTCCGGAACAGTGGAAAGGCGGGCCGGTGACCGCCGCGAGCGACATCTACTCGGCCGGCCTCATTTTCTGGGAACTGATCTTCGGCCGGCTCCCTTCCGGCCTGGCCGGCGCCAAAGAGATGAGTCACTCGCGCCCGGGGCGCGGCACGGAGGACACCATCTCCCTGAAGGCACTGACGCCGCAGGATCCGCTGTTCCCGTTCCTCGAACATCTGATGGGCATGACGAGGGGCGAGCCGGAAAACCGTCCGGCGCTGGCGCCGCTGCTGGCGTGCCTTCGCGAGATCCGGGCGGCCTTCGAACGGTCGGCGCCGAAAACGGACCAGAAGGGCGACACCAGGCAGTGCCTCCTGCTCACGAAGGACGAAACGCTCGCCACGCTCGTCGGACTGACGATGAAGGAGTTCGGCTTCCGCTTCCAGCGCGCCTGGAGCTATCGCGAAATCGCGCGCATGTCGAGCGCCGAGCCGACCGTCGCGTGGTTCATCGACCTCGACGGCTTCCAGGAGTCCATGCCCGAGATTGCGACTCTGGGCATGAAGGAGGCGCCCGAGGTGAAGATCGTCTTTCTCGCCACCAGCTTCACGCGCGAGCTCGCCGAGGAGTGCATGGGCCAGCTGGCCAACGGCATCCTGGTGAAGCCACTCAGCGTCCCGCGGCTTGTCCAGACCCTGAGTTCCCTCAACGAGGAGCCGGAGATCGTCGAAAACGAGTATCTGTTCCCGCTGCGCCCCGTTCCCGGCGACGCCGGCGGGGCCGAACAGCAGGGAAATCCATATCATGTGATATTTTTCGAGTGCGGCGTCTGCAGGGAACGATTCGGCACGCAGCAGCTGAAGCCCGGCGCGGTCGAATACCACACGGCGGACACCGATTTCTGCCCGGTCTGCAAGGAAGGCATCGTTCCGGAAACCTACGCCATCGTGGTCTGCCCGTCCTGCTTGTACGCGAATTTCGCCGGACGCTTCCAGCGGGCGGCTTTTTTGCCGGAAACCATCGCGAAGTTTCTCGAGGAATCCAAGCTGGAGGAGCGCGTCAAAGCCTCTCACGACCTGGATTTCCAGAACGAGCGGACGCTGACCGAGGGCGTGCGGAGCTTCGATCTCGCGGCTCTCTGCGCGAAAGAGCTGGA
Protein-coding regions in this window:
- a CDS encoding zf-HC2 domain-containing protein, with the translated sequence MNCPSTATITAFRRGTLGAAETRKLERHLQSCPSCANLARLAIPQCPEETRRRAETTARLLAAPRPETLAVGQLWSLVVPGADPEFGVLTGDERGSLDPKRPDIRVSFVTVEPRPENLSPDDVVGKAADSPLERPILVEYWNEWPVAASRLAHCFGEISAPLRKSLLNRLAGAANAASAAVSPLVRIFRDSRIRKASIFLTETLATALADDAAGPLEAVYEISPPANERLPMSGTDAPGPLEDVYEISPANERLLMTAKDAPGKVEHPLVGRLLGDLRKKTPTVARFRRSAGGIRFTTRRKGEEFSLTMLDARGKVLLRRDSRNGVLDLVPGGDGWEEALKAEKTLKRLKITPR
- a CDS encoding FHA domain-containing serine/threonine-protein kinase, with protein sequence MAVVELKVLQGELKGRAVTFERPGCVLFGRATDAALRVENDPFVSRHHFLLEISPPFVLLSDLGSTNGVYVNDRLYGGRDTTGRGLARPASKATFLSDGDQIVVGQNRISVSIDEGAVPGTTARRRTTTRRALPFAGTPTASMGELAASALAGQYQVGPELGRGWMGVVYQAVDVRSGEMVSLKTLVPNVVFTDEAADAFLARAKALGELVHPSLCRQYGVWRDGNVFVSAREYVDGRNLAQLLNMRGGRLGPDEAVPIMGETLDGLVYAIAKSGDIYHRNIKPSNILVSGRGPDSRARVADFGLFHGLEATGLSQIMLSDLYHDAAPYWPRERITWFGRTLPASEVFSVAAVFYELLTGCLPRDGVAELRNEVRKAGRPAGLADFLRVFAGHPPVPVRTRNPDVPAQIAAVIDRALAEPAVEAGADPGKILAEARYPDLTAFRTALLDACDAAGWTPRGG
- a CDS encoding DUF2225 domain-containing protein, with translation MFSIGTIINGNYHILSTLGEGGMGAVFKAFDERKSRQVALKFLHRDFSHDPAGVSRFRQEGEILATIRHPRIVEVYALETDVKTGLPFMVMECFPGRNLMDFQDELARNPTRLIRMFLDLLDGMKAVHAKKIIHRDLKPSNILVNAAGDLKIVDFGIAKGSKKQTQTGIALGTPHYMSPEQCEGRPNITYRSDIYSLGIVLWELVMGTPPFVAPEDTSDAFLAIVMQHLTAPVPIDLLQESQVGRLFSEILLRMLDKNPEKRPEIDDVIQTLQSVKETLLKRSNALSMRFPLGPLVQKGPFGEFYQAWDTKTDTRVLVQIVRGSVAQPETAVAERLKRLGEVRHPGVCEIVLHQTDRRDGRRLMAMELPAGRPLDQVGETFAKDHDALSLFMLNVLDALSAIHERGEVHGNLQPAFIMVGEKNAPRIGGYPMYPVAQMSREKAGIEGVYLAPEQWKGGPVTAASDIYSAGLIFWELIFGRLPSGLAGAKEMSHSRPGRGTEDTISLKALTPQDPLFPFLEHLMGMTRGEPENRPALAPLLACLREIRAAFERSAPKTDQKGDTRQCLLLTKDETLATLVGLTMKEFGFRFQRAWSYREIARMSSAEPTVAWFIDLDGFQESMPEIATLGMKEAPEVKIVFLATSFTRELAEECMGQLANGILVKPLSVPRLVQTLSSLNEEPEIVENEYLFPLRPVPGDAGGAEQQGNPYHVIFFECGVCRERFGTQQLKPGAVEYHTADTDFCPVCKEGIVPETYAIVVCPSCLYANFAGRFQRAAFLPETIAKFLEESKLEERVKASHDLDFQNERTLTEGVRSFDLAALCAKELEPLEYDRLAAGIYLKASWMCRRLGKPLMETDYQTRALECIMRLYHPYLPLSKRFTSWEAVREKLRPGQELLGERAVVVNGFLGAELSARLGLDEQAEFYFDKVLALPFLSRFPLLARHIHGAHRKFKSRQ